The DNA segment GGCACTGCCGGAGGTGCTGTTGGTAGGCTTGTCCCTTGACCGGAACAGACCAGAAATAATGCTCATATAAAAATCACTCCCTTCAGATAAACAAAATGCCTCTGTCATCATAAACAGAAGCACCTGCGTCGTTGCCACAGCGGATAGCTCGGTCGAGGCCCATGATGGTAGCAACAGCGCCGTCAATCTTTTCTGTGGATTTTTCTTTGTCGGCCTTGATGTTGCCAGCCGGGTCGGTACGGATGAAGATGTTATCCATCATCCAGCGGAGTACGGGATGACCGCTGTGGGCCAGCCGCTGCTCCAAGGTCAGCTTCATCAGCTCTTTGGTCGGAGGCGACATATCCTTGAAGCCCTGTCCAAAGGGCACAACAGTAAAGCCCATGCCCTCCAAGTTCTGCACCATCTGTACAGCGCCCCAGCGGTCAAAGGCAATCTCACGGATATTGAAGCGTTCACCGAGGCCCTCGATGAACTTTTCGATATAACCGTAATGCACGACATTTCCCTCGGTGGTCTGCACGAAGCCTTGTCGCTCCCAAACATCATAAGGAACGTGGTCACGCTTCACTCGCAAGTCGATGGTTTCTTCCGGTATCCAGAAATACGGGAGAATGGAGTATTTGTCATCCTCATCCTCCGGTGGGAACACCAGCACAAAGGCGGTAATGTCAGTAGTGGAAGAAAGGTCGAGGCCGCCGTAGCAGACCCGCCCCTCCAGCGCCTCCTCATCCACCTTAAAGGAGCAGGCATCCCATTTGTCCATCGGCATCCAGCGGATTGCCTGCTTGACCCATTGATTGAGTCGCAGCTGCCGGAAGGAGTTCTCCTCGCCGGGATTCTGCTGGGCGGATTCACAGGCTGCTTTTACCTTATCCATGCCGACTGTGATACCGAGGGAGGGATTGGCTTTCTTCCAGACCTCCGGGTCAGTCCAGTCGTCGCTTTCATCAGCACCGTAGATGACCGGATAGAAGGTGGAGTCCAGCTTGCGGCCCTCTAGAATATCCTTGGCCTTCTGGTGTGTTTCATAGCAGATGCTGTTGGTGTCGGTACCGGCAGTGGTAATCAAAAAATACAGCGGCTGCATACGAGCATCGCCAGAGCCCTTGGTCATAACATCAAAGAGCTTTCGATTGGGCTGGGTGTGCAGCTCATCAAAGACAACGCCGTGAATATTGAAGCCGTGTTTGCTGTAGGCCTCTGCGGAAAGTACCTGATAGAAGCTGTTGGTAGGTTGGTAAACGATACGCTTCTGTGAGGTTAGTATTTTCACTCGGCGATTGAGTGCAGGACACATACGCACCATATCAGCGGCCACATCAAATACAATGGTCGCCTGTTGGCGGTCAGCTGCACAGCCGTAGACCTCCGCACGTTCCTCACCGTCGCCGCAGGTAAGCAGCAGGGCCACCGCAGCGGCCAACTCGGACTTGCCCATCTTCTTGGGAATTTCCACATAGGCGGTATTGAACTGTCTGTAGCCGTTGGGCTTGAGGGTGCCGAAGATGTCTCGGATAATTTGTTCCTGCCAATCAATCAGCTCGAAGGGCTTTCCGGCCCAGGTGCCTTTGGTATGGCAGAGGCATTCAATAAAATTGACTGCGTAATCCGCCATCTGTTTATTGTAGGTGGAGTCCGCAGCCATAAAGCGCGTGGGTTTGTGGTTTTTTAGTTTTCTCAACGGTGCAGCCTCCTTTCTGGCATAAAAAATAGCCGCCTGTCAGCGACTTTGTGTACAAGGAACAGAGCCCTTCGGCTCCGTCCTGCCTGATTGTATTCAGGTGGTTAGTTGTAGTTGTTCAAGAGGATGCAAAGCGCAAGCTCGGCTTCCTTGCAGGTGGGCTTGATGTCCCAGCCTCTATCGTAGTTGCAGATGACCTCGCCGCCAGCCTTCAGCATCAGCTTGGAAATCTTGCCGCTGTTGATGCCGTATTCTTCGCTTGGCTCCTCGAAATGCTTTACCCAATAATGCACTGCGGTATATTTGCTGCCTTCAGCTGGAATTCCGATTGTTCCTTCGCTCCACATAATTTCTTCCTCCTTACAGGCTCATTTTGATTGCAGGGATGATTTGCTTTTCGCCGGTGCGGTAGTCGGTGTAGCGAGCGTTGACTTCCGTAAGCCCGGCCATGTGGCAGCCAAGTTTCTCGAACTCGGCAAGGGTGGCAATCAAGCTGGAGAAGGTTGAGCTGATGGTGAATTCGGAAATGCCGTGTTCCTTGCAGGTGTTCAGGATTTCAGGAATGTCCTGTTCCCAAATAACCTCGTTGAAATCCAGCAGGTCGTTTCCGGCTTCCTTGGCGGCCTCGTAGGCCCAGAAGACTGTGCGGTTTACCTTGCTGTCCTTGTTGTTTCTTGCTTCCTCGAATGCTTTAATTTCCTTCATTTTCGTTTCCTCCGTATGTGTTTTTCCCTTTCGGTAGTAGCATATTACCTCTGTAAAGCACATATATCCAGTCAATTTGGAGATATATATGTTACAAACATAAGCGGTGGATTGTGTGCTATTTGGTGTACCTTACACCTCGCCAGTCAGGATGAAATTGCCGTATTCTTCTGGGTGTTCCTCGATGTAAACCACCAGCTCCAGAAAGCCCATTTCATTGGCGACATTCTGCACTCCGGAAAAGTCCAGCATATTGATGAGGGCGGTGTCACGCACCTTCATAATTTGTTCTCGTACTTTTTTATTCATGCTCCTCCACAACCTTTCTACAAATATCCTCGCCATAAATCACGTTCAAGCTGGAGCCATTATCCCAGGAAACCATAATCGATGCAGTGTCATCCACACCTGTAACGGTACCCTTGGTGCCAATGGGTGGGGCCTGCACGTCCTCCATCCGAACTAACTCCACACGGGAGCCAGTTGGATATTGGCGTCGAACACGGTCAACCGTTTCTTTATTCGGAAATCGCATGGCCTTCACCTCCTTTGAAGGCGCTATTGCCCGAAAGCCTGCGCAGGAGAATTTTCCGTTCTTCCTTATATTCGTTACCGATGAAGCCAAGTCGAAGGAGAAAGCAGCGGAAGGCGTATTTCTCGTTTTCCACGGGCTTTTCCGTAGCGCTGATGCGCTTTTGATTTTTGCTCATCTGGCAAAGGGCTGCAATGAAGTGGGTGTAGGCCTTGATCTCGTCCGGCTCCGGCAGCTTGTGAAACCAAGGGAAGGAAATCGTCTCCTCGGTGATGAAGATTGGTGTTTCTTCAATATTCAGCGCTGCTTTAATGAGGCTGCCCTTAGCGTCCAGAAGATTTGTCAGGTTTCCGGCTGCGACCTTGTCCAGCGGCAAGCAGACGGTCAGTCCGGTTTCTTCTTCAGGAGCAGCATAGGCTGGAGGGCAATCCGCCAAAGGTTCCTGTTCGCTAAGCTCCGGCTGAGGCTCATCGTATTCAATGCTTTCGTAGGTGAAGCCGTGCTCTGCAAGGGCCGCCAACACTCGCTCGATTTCCTTGCTGTCGGCCATGTCGTTGAAGGTAAGATTACCTTCTCTGGTAACGGTGAAATAATCTACCTCGTAGGCGTAGGTCGGTGTCTTTTTGTAGATTGCCTTGACTCCTGTGATTTCCTCAAGGGCCTTTAAAAAAGGCTTTCTGTCGGTAAGATTGTAAGTAACTTTCATGGTGTGTACCTCCTTTATTTTGGTACTACATTAATCACTCTACAGGCACATATTAGCAAGTCAATTCCGAGAATAAACGTGACAAAGATGTGCCTTTAGAATTGTGTATTGTACCAAGGCGGTTACACCTCCACAGCAGTGATTTCTTCGTAGCTGTAGGTCAAGCCCTCACGAAGGACAGAGACCTTTTCAGCGGAGCCGACCTGCTCAATGTAGCGTTTTACGATAACATCGCAAAACTTTTCATCCAGCTCAATGGTGTAGCAGCTGCGCTTGGTTTGTTCGCAGGCAATCAGTGTGGAGCCGCTGCCACCGAAGGGGTCGAGGACAAGCGAATTGGTCATGCTGGAATTCATAATGGGATAAGCCAGAAGCGGAATCGGCTTCATAGTAGGATGGTCACCATTTTTCTTTGGCTTATCAAATTCCCAGATGGTTGTTTCCTTGCGTCCGGTGTACCATTGGTGTTTGCCGGATTTCTTCCAGCCATAGAGCACAGGCTCATGCATCCACTGATACGGTGAACGGCCCAGCACCAAGGACTGCTTTTTCCAAATGCAGCAGCCGGAAAGATAGAAACCTGCGTCCGTGAAGGCTTTCCTGAAATTCAAACCTTCAGTATCTGCATGGAAAACGTATATGCTGGCATCGTCTGCCATTGCAGCAGCCATTTGCGTATAAGCATCAAACAGGAATTGGTAGAAGGCATCGTTGCCCATATTGTCATTTTTGATTTTCCCGGCAGAGCCTTCGTAGTTGACATTGTAGGGTGGGTCGGTCACTACGAGGTTTGCCTGCTTTCCGGCCATCAGAAGCTCATAGGTTTCTGGCTTGGTGGAATCGCCGCAGACCAAACGGTGGTCACCCAGCAGCCAAAGGTCACCGGCCTTGGAGAAGGTCGGCTTCTGCAGCTCAGCCTCCACATCAAAGTCATCGTCCTTTACGCCACTTTTCGTATCCTCTCGGAACAAGTCCTCCAGCTCCTCCGGCTCAAAACCAGTAAGAGAAACATCAAAGTCAGAGCCCTGCAGGTCTGAGATAAGTAAGGCCAGCTTGTCATTATCCCATTCGCCGCTGATTTTATTGAGGGCCACATTCAGAGCCTTTTCTTTTTCTTCGTCCATCTGGACGATGACGCAGTCCACTTCGGACAGGCCCATGTCCTGCAGCACATTCAAGCGCTGGTGACCGCCGACCACACGACCGGTGGTTTCGTTCCAGATGACAGGTTCCACATAACCAAATTGCTCGATGGAGCGCTTCAGCTTTTCATATTCCTTGTCGCCCGGCTTCAAATCCTTACGAGGATTGTATTCTGCCGGGAGCAGGTCTTTTACATTTTTAATCGCAATCTGCATACTTTTTCACGACCTCCTCCAAACGAATATCTTCCTTCAGGGAGAGCGTATCCTCCCAAGTGTTATAACCAGTAAAATGACCATAGGTGGCAGTCTTTTCATAATCAGCATTGCGCAGACACAGCTTTTCGATAATGGCTGCAGGACGCAGGTTGAAGACCTCAAGGCAGGCCTTGCAGATTGCGTCGTCCGAATACTTGCTGGTACCGAAGGTATTCACAGTGAAGGCCACAGGGTCAGCCTTGCCAATGGCATAAGAGATACTGACCTCGCATTCCTTCGCAATTCGAGAGGAGACGAGGTTTCTGGCAATGTAACGAGCCATATAGGCACCGGAGCGGTCAACCTTTGAGGGGTCTTTGCCGGAGAAGGCACCACCGCCATGATGAGCAAGACCACCGTAGCTATCCACCATCAGCTTTCTGCCCGTGAGGCCGGTGTCAGCATCCGGGCCACCCTTGACGAAGCGACCGGAAGGATTCACCAAAATCTCGGTATCGTTATCAAACGGGAACTTCTCAAAAACGGGCCACAGGATATTGGAGATGATTTCGCTGCGTAGTTGTTCCAGCTGTACGCTTTCCTTATGCTGGATAGAAACCACGATGGCCTTCACACGAGCAGGCTGTCCGTCATGATATTCAATAGTGACCTGAGCCTTGCCATCTGGCAAAATATCATGAACAAGACCGGACTTACGGCATTCATCCAGCTTCTTGCAGATGTCATGTGCATAGAGCAGTGGAAGAGGAAGGTAGCAATAGCCGCCCTCATCAATGGCGTAACCATAAACAGTGCATTGGTCGCCAGCACCTATAGAGGAATACCAGCTGTCGTCGCCGTTACGGCTTTCTAAGGAGTAATTCACACCGCCAGCGATGTCCGGGCTCTGCTTTCTCATATAAACCTGAAGCAGGCGCCTCCAAGATTTCATGCCGATATCGTCCAGCACACGCCAGACGACAGCCTGAAGGCTGCCTTGGCAGTGGAGCTAATTTCACCTCCAATAATGATGCGACGGCCAACGGCCATAACCTCCACAGCAACATGAGCACTTTTGTCTTTTCGTAGATATGCATCCAAAATTGCATCGGCAATTTTATCACACAGCTTGTCAGGATGCCCTTCGCAGACAGATTCTGCAGTTTTATAAGTAATGTTCATATCAATTTCCTTTCCGTGCACGCAGCAGTAGTTCCATCGTGTCATCCATTGGAGTGGCACCGTTGTACTCGTTGGCACAATTCTCTTTTACAATTTGATAGATTTCCATCCAGAGACGATTGGTCTGGGACATAAAGTTCTGACTCATCGCCACATAGGGAGATTGGATTGCATTGCCGGTAGTGGGGTGTTTGGCTAAAAAGCCGAACTCCGAGATGGCTTCCTCACATTGAATCCACCGGGCAGCGCTCATAGCATAGCGTTCCAAAAGGTCTGGAGAGACCAAGGAAGCACAATGGCGCTCCTGCAACCATTCCCATGTTTTTTTATAAACTGTCGGAGCAAGCAGCTTTTTACCGTCCTTTTGCTTTGCGGATAATAGTCTGGAGGGTTTGGGCATCGGCTGACCTTCTAAATCGGCTGATTGGTTATCGAAGTCAATGACAGTCAACTCTCGTTTGCCCGGATTTCCCTCGGCGAGCTTATCAGCTAAGGGCTTTTTCTTGGCTCCAGCTCCTATACGAGCACCGCCACGGTTAGTACCGTCCTTAGCCATTTTCACACCTCCTGTTCTGGGGCCTGTATACCCCGTTTGAATTTGCGACTTTGTGCGTAAGAGCCCACGCCCGTTCCACGGGAACTTCACCGTAGAGAAGTAGACCGCCCCTACCGGTTGTGCCAACGGTCTCCGTGTTCGGCATGGAGCTTCGCATGACAGCTTTTGCAAAGGGCGATGAGATTACTTCTATCGTGCGTACCACCCTGTGAGAGTGGGAGCTTGTGATGTATCTCCTCGGTCGCAACGTAACGTCCGTCCTTCAGGCACTGCTCACAAAGTGGATGGGCAGCAGCGAAGCTGTCACGGATACGTTTCCAAGCCCGTCCATAGCGTCGCTTGACAGCAGGGTCACGGTCGTATCGTTCGTAGCGCTTGTTCTCTTCCTTTTCATGTTCGGGACAGTAGCGACCCTCTGTTAGGTTGGGGCAACCGGGATGAGAACACGGTCGTTTGGGTTTTCTTGGCATTGGCGTTCACCTCCTTTGGGCATAAGAAAAGCCCTGCAGGTCGGGGTGACCTACAAGGCTCTCTGTGATTTTCGCTTTTCGCTATTGTAATAATATCATAGGAAGGGATTCTCATTCTATCACATTAGCTCTCATGCTTTGGCGGCACAGTAATTTCTTTTAGTGCAGCGCTGTGCATGCGGTGGATGTGCTGCATGGAATAGTTCATATCCACGGCTATCTGCTCCCAGGTGACAAAGCACAGGTAGCGCTTTTCTAAAAGGGTCTGGTATTCCACATTGGGAACTGCCTTGATGACACCCATGATTTCATGCTTCAGGTCAACCAGTGCATCAATGTCCTCGTTGATTTCTTCCTGCAGAGAAACAATCTTGATTACAGCATCAGCCATACGGGAGCCGCCATGATTCGGATTTCTCGGCATATCTGAAATCGTAGAGGTGCATCTGGTGGCCAGCTCGTTCAAGGAAGCAATTTGCTGGATTTTAGAGTTGATACGCTCGTCAAGATAACGGGCCTGTAGTAAGTATTCTTTTTCTGTCATACGATACCTCCGGAATTTTTATTTCCCTCGGATTGTCTTTGATTGTCATAGATTGGCTTTTACGGCATCAATCAAAGCGGTCTGGGTCAGCTCCTTTTGGGAGAGGGCCTTTAAGATGCGCTCGTCGATGGTGCCTTTTGTGATGAGGTGTTCTATCACCACAGTGCCGGATGTCTGGCCTTGCCTCCATAATCGGGCGTTGGTCTGCTGATATAATTCCAGTGACCAGGTCAGCCCAAACCAGATAAGGGTGGAGCCGCCAGCCTGTAAATTCAGGCCATGACCGGCAGAAGCAGGATGAATAACAGCTACCGGGATTTTTCCTGCATTCCAATCGGTGATATCCCGGCTTTCTTTGATTTCTCTTACCGGGAAGCGCCGTTTGATACGTTCCAGGTCATGCTTAAACCAGTAGGCCACCAGAACAGGCTTGCCGTTTGCAGCCTCCAGAATATCCTCCAGCGCCTCCAGCTTCCGGTTATGAAATTCAATGGTATCGCCGATATCGGCATAAATTGCACCATTGGCCAGTTGGGATAGCTTGCCGGTAAGAGAGGCAGCATTTGCAGCAGTCACTTCACCGTCTGGGAGCTGCAATACTAAATCCTTCTTCAGCTCCTCGTAGCGCAGGCGCTCTTCCTCGGAGAGCTTCACCTCATATTTCGAAGAAATCAGCTCCGGCATCTGCAGGTGGTCAGTGGATTTCATAGAAATCGTAATATCTGAAATCTGCCTGTAGATAAGCTCCTCTGCATAGGGCAGCGGTTTGTAGGAATAGATAATCATGCCATTTCGTTTATCTGGTAAAAAATAATTGTTACGGTATTCGGTAATGAAGCGACCGAGGCGCTTGCCCATATCCAGTAACCGGAACTCAGCCCATAAATCCATAAGGCCGTTGGAGCTGGGCGTGCCTGTCAGACCTATAATGCGTTTGACCTTGGGCCGTACCTTCATCAAGGAACGGAAGCGTTTCGACTGGTGATTTTTGAAAGAGGAGAGCTCGTCGATGACCACCATATCATAGTCAAAGGAAAATCCGCTGTCCTCAATCAGCCATCCAAGATTCTCACGGTTGATGATGGTAATATCTGCTGCAGTCATCAAAGCTGCTCGGCGTTCTTTCACGCTGCCAACAGCAACTGTAAAGGTCAGGTTTTTTAGGTGAGACCACTTTTCAAGCTCTGCTGGCCAGGTATCACGAGCCACTCGAAGTGGGGCGACCACCAGAATGCGGTGGGCCAGAAAGCTATCGAATAACAGGTCTGCAATGGCAGTCAGGGAAATTACCGTTTTGCCAAGGCCCATATCCAGCAGCACAGCAGCTATGGGATGCTCCTCGATGTAGTCGATAGCATAGGTTTGGTAATCATGAGGTTTGAAGTTCAAGAAGCATTCCTCCAATCTGTTCAGGGTTATCGATGACATAAACACGAAAGCCTAAGGAGCGCAGCAGCCTGTGCCTTGCTTCCTGTAGTGGGCGTGGACGTTTTCCCGATGCCTTCAGTTCTACAAAAGCGATTACGCCATCAGGTAATAAGATAAGTCGGTCGGGCATCCCATCGAAACTCGGAGACACGAACTTTACAGCGATGCCACCGGCCCTTTTGACCGCCACAGTTAATTTGGTTTCTATCGTTTTTTCTCGCATACTTGTCCTCCCGTCAGGCTTTTTAAGAAGAGCTGCAAGGTGTATCAAGGGTCTTTTCCTAACTTTTTCTTATAGCTTTTTTTATAGTGCTAAGAGAATTTTTGTATATGACCTTGATACACCTTGTCATTATTAAAAATCAGCTCAAGAAATCTTCCTCAGCATCGTTTCTTTGAGTCAGGCGCAGGCCCTTAAAGTAGCGCTTGCGATTCAGCGTGACACGCTCATAACCAGCGCTCTCCAAGGCAAGATAGAAGTCTGCCGTATTACGCACATAGTCATTGGTATCCAAGCAGTAATTGCGATACGCCTGATACAAACCAGAGGAGCTTTCCTTATAGGTCGGGTCAATATCGCAGCAATCCTCCATGAAGTGGCCAAACCAGTCATTTTGATTACGGTATTCGTCGATTGCCTTTTGTACGCAGGCCGGTACGGGAATCTGGTAATCCAGCTCAATGACCTTTTTGGCACCCTCGATGACCCACGCCAGAATGCTATCACCGGCATTGTCATACAGGTACTCGCCGTAATTCTTGATGTCGCTGTTGCCGGTAATCTTGGCACCAAACGGAATGACGATAAGGCGACGCCAGATACCATCATCGGATGCACTGACACGAGGCAGATGGTTGGTATAAAGCACCAGCGTGTGGCAGGGCTTGAAGGAGAAGGGGTCTTTATACTTCTTTTCAGCAAACACATCATCTGTGGAACAGAGCTGCTTGACGGTAGAGTCGTTCAAACGGGCACCCTCCTGCATTTCTGCTGCAATAAGCAGACGCTTGCCCTTGACCTCGGCCATTTCCGGTTTGATGTTTCTACGGCAGCCTACGGTCAGGGTGTCGGCGGAGATATTGCCGCTGTACAAGCCAAGCACTCTGGAGATTGCATTCCAGAAGGTAGACTTACCATTTCGGCCATCACCGTAGGCAATGATGAGGGCCTCGACATAAACCTTGCCGATAGACGCCAGACCACAAATCATCTGCACATAATCGATAAGCTCCCTATTACTCTGGAAGATAAGGTCAAGGCTATCCAGCCAAAGCTGCTGACCCTTTTGGCTCGGTGATACAGAGGTGATTTTG comes from the Erysipelotrichaceae bacterium 66202529 genome and includes:
- a CDS encoding terminase large subunit, whose amino-acid sequence is MAADSTYNKQMADYAVNFIECLCHTKGTWAGKPFELIDWQEQIIRDIFGTLKPNGYRQFNTAYVEIPKKMGKSELAAAVALLLTCGDGEERAEVYGCAADRQQATIVFDVAADMVRMCPALNRRVKILTSQKRIVYQPTNSFYQVLSAEAYSKHGFNIHGVVFDELHTQPNRKLFDVMTKGSGDARMQPLYFLITTAGTDTNSICYETHQKAKDILEGRKLDSTFYPVIYGADESDDWTDPEVWKKANPSLGITVGMDKVKAACESAQQNPGEENSFRQLRLNQWVKQAIRWMPMDKWDACSFKVDEEALEGRVCYGGLDLSSTTDITAFVLVFPPEDEDDKYSILPYFWIPEETIDLRVKRDHVPYDVWERQGFVQTTEGNVVHYGYIEKFIEGLGERFNIREIAFDRWGAVQMVQNLEGMGFTVVPFGQGFKDMSPPTKELMKLTLEQRLAHSGHPVLRWMMDNIFIRTDPAGNIKADKEKSTEKIDGAVATIMGLDRAIRCGNDAGASVYDDRGILFI
- a CDS encoding DUF5049 domain-containing protein — its product is MNKKVREQIMKVRDTALINMLDFSGVQNVANEMGFLELVVYIEEHPEEYGNFILTGEV
- a CDS encoding DUF1492 domain-containing protein, with amino-acid sequence MTEKEYLLQARYLDERINSKIQQIASLNELATRCTSTISDMPRNPNHGGSRMADAVIKIVSLQEEINEDIDALVDLKHEIMGVIKAVPNVEYQTLLEKRYLCFVTWEQIAVDMNYSMQHIHRMHSAALKEITVPPKHES
- a CDS encoding terminase; the protein is MAKDGTNRGGARIGAGAKKKPLADKLAEGNPGKRELTVIDFDNQSADLEGQPMPKPSRLLSAKQKDGKKLLAPTVYKKTWEWLQERHCASLVSPDLLERYAMSAARWIQCEEAISEFGFLAKHPTTGNAIQSPYVAMSQNFMSQTNRLWMEIYQIVKENCANEYNGATPMDDTMELLLRARKGN
- a CDS encoding ATP-dependent helicase is translated as MNFKPHDYQTYAIDYIEEHPIAAVLLDMGLGKTVISLTAIADLLFDSFLAHRILVVAPLRVARDTWPAELEKWSHLKNLTFTVAVGSVKERRAALMTAADITIINRENLGWLIEDSGFSFDYDMVVIDELSSFKNHQSKRFRSLMKVRPKVKRIIGLTGTPSSNGLMDLWAEFRLLDMGKRLGRFITEYRNNYFLPDKRNGMIIYSYKPLPYAEELIYRQISDITISMKSTDHLQMPELISSKYEVKLSEEERLRYEELKKDLVLQLPDGEVTAANAASLTGKLSQLANGAIYADIGDTIEFHNRKLEALEDILEAANGKPVLVAYWFKHDLERIKRRFPVREIKESRDITDWNAGKIPVAVIHPASAGHGLNLQAGGSTLIWFGLTWSLELYQQTNARLWRQGQTSGTVVIEHLITKGTIDERILKALSQKELTQTALIDAVKANL
- a CDS encoding DUF4314 domain-containing protein, whose translation is MRFPNKETVDRVRRQYPTGSRVELVRMEDVQAPPIGTKGTVTGVDDTASIMVSWDNGSSLNVIYGEDICRKVVEEHE
- a CDS encoding HNH endonuclease, with protein sequence MPRKPKRPCSHPGCPNLTEGRYCPEHEKEENKRYERYDRDPAVKRRYGRAWKRIRDSFAAAHPLCEQCLKDGRYVATEEIHHKLPLSQGGTHDRSNLIALCKSCHAKLHAEHGDRWHNR
- a CDS encoding VRR-NUC domain-containing protein → MREKTIETKLTVAVKRAGGIAVKFVSPSFDGMPDRLILLPDGVIAFVELKASGKRPRPLQEARHRLLRSLGFRVYVIDNPEQIGGMLLELQTS
- a CDS encoding virulence protein; the protein is MKVTYNLTDRKPFLKALEEITGVKAIYKKTPTYAYEVDYFTVTREGNLTFNDMADSKEIERVLAALAEHGFTYESIEYDEPQPELSEQEPLADCPPAYAAPEEETGLTVCLPLDKVAAGNLTNLLDAKGSLIKAALNIEETPIFITEETISFPWFHKLPEPDEIKAYTHFIAALCQMSKNQKRISATEKPVENEKYAFRCFLLRLGFIGNEYKEERKILLRRLSGNSAFKGGEGHAISE
- a CDS encoding DNA modification methylase translates to MQIAIKNVKDLLPAEYNPRKDLKPGDKEYEKLKRSIEQFGYVEPVIWNETTGRVVGGHQRLNVLQDMGLSEVDCVIVQMDEEKEKALNVALNKISGEWDNDKLALLISDLQGSDFDVSLTGFEPEELEDLFREDTKSGVKDDDFDVEAELQKPTFSKAGDLWLLGDHRLVCGDSTKPETYELLMAGKQANLVVTDPPYNVNYEGSAGKIKNDNMGNDAFYQFLFDAYTQMAAAMADDASIYVFHADTEGLNFRKAFTDAGFYLSGCCIWKKQSLVLGRSPYQWMHEPVLYGWKKSGKHQWYTGRKETTIWEFDKPKKNGDHPTMKPIPLLAYPIMNSSMTNSLVLDPFGGSGSTLIACEQTKRSCYTIELDEKFCDVIVKRYIEQVGSAEKVSVLREGLTYSYEEITAVEV